A stretch of the Zeugodacus cucurbitae isolate PBARC_wt_2022May chromosome 6, idZeuCucr1.2, whole genome shotgun sequence genome encodes the following:
- the LOC128922709 gene encoding uncharacterized protein LOC128922709, with the protein MSDKKVKRERPNKKWTNEEINKLLDFLEEADEIEAPTAQFFYKKCIVVKGIEATWDLLRWKVRHLKSTFKKANDYRTSTGAGVDEMDVGVGSFEEKIVKMCPYYNRLNKIFGAKSHAQNNFCAVDTGNDLLLIAPQPSTISPPVHSPPIVFPPAISPPIIVFPPAISSAIASPPAFKKTVAHDLLENATFTLLHMQRCIGF; encoded by the exons ATGAGCGATAAGAAAGTGAAAAGGGAGCGACCGAACAAAAAATGGACAAATGAAGAAATCAACAAGCTTCTGGATTTCTTGGAGGAAGCAGATGAAATTGAG gcTCCAACagcacaatttttttacaaaaaatgcatTGTGGTTAAGGGAATCGAAGCCACGTGGGACTTGCTGCGGTGGAAGGTACGCCACCTAAAGAGTACTTTTAAAAAAGCGAATGATTATCGCACCTCAACTGGCGCTGGGGTTGATGAAATGGATGTGGGCGTTGGCAGTTTTGAAG aaaaaattgtgaaaatgtgCCCCTATTACAATCgcctaaacaaaatttttggagCTAAATCGCATGCGCAAAATAACTTCTGCGCTGTCGACACGGGCAATGACTTGCTGCTTATCGCGCCACAGCCGTCAACAATTTCCCCACCAGTACATTCACCGCCAATAGTCTTTCCACCAGCAATTTCACCGCCAATAATAGTCTTTCCACCAGCAATTTCATCGGCAATAGCCTCGCCACCAGCATTTAAAAAAACAGTCGCTCACGATCTATTGGAAAATGCTACATTTACACTTTTGCATATGCAACGATGCATCGGATTCTGA
- the LOC105214026 gene encoding uncharacterized protein LOC105214026 produces the protein MESQHVQPEGVTVRRRHRKLTRPQREKTPDPTAKATNGRRRYSEDESSAVDGNTAAEEAAGVQSVRMQIRPPGAISAHESKILRRRDKTFGNSAARSLSQPREAERLTSPEADVLMRSAKQRSLSSPRHKDESSEEFERNGRPARPTADENISRLEQNLRRFEEERKRFESDKRQFEREKRENRLRYKQLHDSDERKRLLQNYRKLSDRIQLPADAEERRRIVHSLRLQRNEAPTLQPRQRHSGYEESSTQFSSSEVDDVEESRAHRSEKHTHPVRRQVSAITGTVNYVADVRGPPPQPPERRSVSRNHSLSPIRPQRRSKTPEQRAEIMRRLAENEASNSKSTSITPEPQSPATPMEHKIPEHTKVQLPAEMGEVRRRYSTPRKDSLTEIAKRRKQSLEKSQLEAAMLAAAKEAEAARLEEEARKAEAAVPLMTTIIRKIFGLFIGKPTEKPESKKEPEVHFASEELLLPQDLIAEDLPKNLISKELIRHLYFDVRLQWRHMKTDFPKELNTMRLLRNKCVAELILLILLCGFGGLMFRYTEGTSENIYKCEVRKVKRDFIDNLWTVSHNMREDDWKSLARQKLRKFEDELNSLAELGIRRYPGQKSWNFVNCILFCWTVITSIGYGHIAPVTTFGRTLAIVYAIIGIPLFLLILADYGKLFTRALKFLWVYVRRLYYTGTCRNIRKHQSVRDAMKLARRSSMFFGRELDIESHTTGPETPSSPFDETFEIDDEFNLPISVASFLLISYILIGALFYSMWENWTYFEAFYFVFISMSTIGFGDMVPKHPIFMMCSILYLVFGLALTSMFINVVQIKLSDTFKQASIKLSTTIGIDLPPDENAEGAEGNAEEGTASVTRSQPSATPTKDVDLRNPPPAPPRPNSNNVRWSESPPPLPSRKQEAESQEEVKKKGWWFW, from the exons ATGGAGTCGCAGCACGTGCAACCAGAAGGCGTCACAGTGCGACGTCGGCACCGCAAGCTAACCCGACCGCAACGTGAGAAAACACCCGACCCCACAGCAAAAGCGACAAATGGCCGACGACGCTACTCCGAAGATGAAAGCAGTGCGGTAGACGGCAACACTGCTGCCGAAGAGGCAGCCGGCGTCCAAAGCGTGCGCATGCAAATACGGCCACCCGGCGCCATATCCGCGCATGAGAGTAAAATACTGCGGCGACGCGATAAGACATTCGGCAACTCGGCCGCACGCAGTCTATCACAGCCACGTGAAGCCGAACGGCTGACCAGCCCCGAAGCGGACGTGCTCATGCGTAGCGCAAAGCAACGTAGTCTCTCCTCGCCACGACACAAGGATGAGTCCAGCGAAGAGTTCGAGCGCAACGGCAGACCAGCTCGTCCAACTGCCGATGAGAATATTAGCCGGCTGGAGCAAAATTTGCGACGCTTCGAGGAGGAACGTAAACGCTTCGAGTCGGATAAACGTCAGTTCGAGCGTGAGAAACGTGAAAATCGGTTGCGTTATAAGCAGTTGCACGACAGCGATGAGCGCAAACGTCTGCTGCAGAATTATCGTAAACTAAGCGATCGCATACAATTGCCGGCAGATGCCGAAGAAAGACGACGCATAGTGCACAGTTTGAGGTTGCAACGTAATGAAGCGCCAACACTACAGCCACGTCAGCGACACAGCGGATACGAAGAATCCTCCACACAATTCTCCTCATCCGAAGTAGACGATGTGGAGGAATCTAGAGCGCACAGATCGGAGAAGCATACGCATCCTGTGCGCCGACAAGTGTCAGCCATTACCGGTACGGTCAATTATGTAGCCGATGTGCGTGGTCCACCACCACAACCGCCGGAGCGACGCAGTGTCAGTCGCAATCACTCACTATCACCAATACGACCGCAAAGGCGTTCGAAGACACCAGAACAGCGTGCGGAAATTATGCGTCGACTTGCTGAAAATGAGGCCAGTAACAGCAAGTCAACTAGCATAACACCAGAGCCGCAGTCTCCTGCCACACCCATGGAGCATAAAATACCGGAACATACGAAGGTACAGCTACCAGCCGAAATGGGTGAAGTGCGCCGCCGTTACAGCACGCCACGCAAGGATTCGCTTACTGAAATTGCCAAACGCAGGAAACAAAGCTTGGAAAAATCTCAACTGGAAGCAGCAATGCTGGCGGCGGCTAAAGAAGCAGAGGCCGCTAGATTAGAGGAGGAAGCACGTAAAGCAGAGGCTGCTGTGCCGCTAATGACAACTATAATACGCAAAATATTCGGACTATTCATCGGGAAACCAACCGAAAAACCAGAATCCAAAAAAGAACCAGAAGTTCATTTCGCCTCCGAAGAGCTGCTTTTGCCCCAGGATTTAATTGCCGAAGATTTACCCAAAAATTTGATATCTAAAGAACTGATACGTCATCTCTACTTCGATGTACGTCTGCAGTGGCGTCACATGAAAACCGATTTCCCCAAAGAGCTAAACACTATGCGGCTATTGCGTAATAAATGCGTGGCAGAGTTGATACTGCTCATACTGCTTTGTGGTTTCGGTGGTCTAATGTTCCGTTACACCGAGGGCACATCGGAGAATATCTACAAATGTGAAGTGCGTAAGGTGAAGCGTGACTTTATCGATAATCTCTGGACAGTTAGTCACAATATGAG GGAAGACGATTGGAAATCGCTAGCGCGTCAGAAGCTCCGAAAATTCGAAGATGAACTGAATTCACTCGCTGAATTGGGTATACGTCGATATCCGGGTCAGAAATCGTGGAATTTTGTCAATTGCATACTATTCTGTTGGACCGTTATAACAAGTATAG GTTATGGTCACATTGCTCCCGTAACAACTTTCGGCCGCACCTTGGCCATCGTCTATGCCATAATTGGTATACCGTTGTTTTTGCTCATACTTGCGGATTATGGTAAACTCTTTACGCGTGCGCTGAAATTCCTTTGGGTCTATGTGCGACGGCTATACTACACGGGCACTTGTCGTAACATACGAAAACATCAGTCGGTGCGGGACGCCATGAAATTGGCACGGCGTTCGAGTATGTTCTTCGGACGTGAACTGGATATTGAGTCACACACAACTGGTCCGGAAACACCATCGTCACCATTCGATGAGACATTCGAAATCGATGATGAATTTAATTTACCCATTTCGGTGGCTTCATTCTTGCTGATCAGTTACATCTTAATTGGAGCGCTCTTCTACTCAATGTGGGAGAATTGGACTTATTTCGAGGCGTTCTACTTTGTCTTCATCTCGATGTCCACCATTGGTTTCGGTGATATGGTGCCAAAGCATCCGATCTTTATGATGTGTAGCATACTCTACTTGGTCTTCGGTTTGGCGCTCACATCTATGTTCATCAATGTGGTGCAGATTAAGTTGAGTGATACCTTCAAGCAGGCCTCGATTAAGTTGAGCACTACGATTGGTATAGATTTGCCGCCCGATGAGAATGCTGAGGGTGCGGAAGGAAATGCTGAAGAGGGCACAGCGAGTGTGACGAGAAGTCAGCCAAGTGCAACGCCAACGAAAGATGTTGATCTAAGGAATCCGCCACCAGCACCACCACGTCCGAACAGCAATAATGTGCGTTGGAGCGAAAGTCCGCCACCGCTGCCGAGTCGTAAACAAGAAGCCGAAAGTCAAGAGGAAGTGAAGAAAAAGGGTTGGTGGTTTTGGTAG